The Pontibacillus halophilus JSM 076056 = DSM 19796 genome has a segment encoding these proteins:
- a CDS encoding CheR family methyltransferase: MQEDYQLFVQKMKQKSGIDLSLYKEAQMKRRLTTLRDKRGYSSFVSYLNAMSNDRQLYFEFLDRMTINVSEFFRNGKRWDVLRETILPNIVSGRSAIKVWSAACSTGEEPYTLAIILSELFPHKSIKVMATDLDEVAMGKAKKGVYAARSLQEVPDAWKKKYFTKEGDFYHISEEIKSKVTFKKHNLLADPYPKQMDLIVCRNVLIYFTEEAKEQVYRQFHQSLNEDGVLFVGSTEQIFNPQYYHFDVLDTFFYKKSRS; the protein is encoded by the coding sequence GTGCAGGAAGATTACCAGTTATTTGTTCAGAAGATGAAACAAAAATCAGGCATAGACTTAAGTCTTTATAAAGAAGCACAAATGAAACGACGCTTAACAACTCTGCGAGATAAACGTGGTTATTCGAGCTTTGTCTCCTACTTGAATGCAATGTCTAATGACCGACAACTTTACTTTGAATTTCTTGATCGGATGACGATTAATGTATCCGAATTCTTTAGAAATGGGAAGCGTTGGGATGTGCTCCGAGAAACAATTCTTCCAAATATTGTGAGTGGAAGGTCTGCAATTAAAGTGTGGAGTGCAGCATGCTCTACAGGTGAGGAACCTTACACATTGGCAATTATTCTATCTGAGCTCTTTCCGCACAAATCGATTAAAGTAATGGCCACAGACCTTGATGAGGTGGCGATGGGGAAAGCGAAGAAGGGTGTCTATGCGGCTCGCTCCTTACAAGAAGTACCAGATGCATGGAAGAAGAAGTATTTCACGAAAGAGGGAGACTTCTATCATATTTCGGAAGAGATTAAGTCTAAAGTCACATTTAAGAAGCATAACCTATTAGCTGACCCTTATCCGAAACAAATGGACTTAATTGTATGTAGAAATGTATTAATTTATTTTACTGAAGAAGCGAAAGAGCAAGTGTATCGCCAATTTCACCAATCGCTAAATGAAGACGGGGTACTTTTTGTTGGTAGTACGGAGCAAATTTTCAATCCCCAATACTATCATTTTGACGTCCTAGATACATTTTTCTATAAAAAATCCAGAAGTTGA
- the ndk gene encoding nucleoside-diphosphate kinase gives MEKTFLMVKPDGVQRNLIGDIVARFERKGFKLVGGKLMTVSEQLASEHYQEHKEKPFFGELVDFITSGPVFAMVWEGDNVISTARQMLGKTNPSEAPLGTVRGDYGLTVEKNVIHGSDSKESAQREIGLFFGEEELQTYEKHDHAWVY, from the coding sequence ATGGAAAAGACTTTTCTAATGGTCAAACCCGATGGGGTGCAACGTAATTTAATCGGAGACATCGTCGCTCGCTTTGAACGTAAAGGGTTCAAACTTGTCGGTGGTAAGCTTATGACGGTATCAGAACAACTTGCAAGTGAACACTATCAAGAACATAAGGAAAAGCCGTTCTTTGGAGAATTGGTAGACTTTATCACTTCTGGTCCTGTGTTTGCGATGGTATGGGAAGGGGACAATGTCATTTCGACTGCGCGTCAAATGCTTGGTAAGACAAACCCTTCTGAAGCACCACTTGGTACTGTCAGAGGCGATTACGGCCTAACGGTTGAGAAGAACGTCATTCATGGCTCAGATTCCAAAGAAAGCGCACAACGAGAAATAGGTTTATTCTTCGGCGAAGAAGAGCTACAAACCTATGAAAAACATGACCACGCTTGGGTCTATTAA
- the aroC gene encoding chorismate synthase yields MRYLTAGESHGKQLTTIIEGLPSNMPLLTEDIDESLLRRQGGYGRGRRMQIEKDLIEIVGGVRHGYTLGSPVSLVLKNDDFTHWRNIMGEDPIDDGEKVKRTISRPRPGHADLNGAIKYGHRDMRNVLERSSARETGARVAAGAVAKKLLASLGINIIGYVQNIGGVVAKEQPELSFEERRDRSEASPVRTLDDEAGEKMMSQIDEAKANGDSIGGVVEVMVEGMPAGIGSYVHYDRKLDSRVAGGVMSINAFKGVEFGIGFEAANRNGSKVHDEIAWDEQQGYYRKTNNLGGFEGGMTTGMPIIVKGVMKPIPTLYKPLQSVDIETKEPFQASIERSDACAVPAAAVVMEHVVAWEIANAVLEQFPHDQFSKLKEALDQYREEIKEF; encoded by the coding sequence ATGCGCTATTTAACAGCGGGAGAATCCCATGGTAAACAACTGACAACAATCATTGAAGGTCTTCCTTCCAACATGCCTCTATTAACAGAGGACATTGACGAGTCCCTTCTTCGTCGCCAAGGCGGATATGGACGTGGACGTCGCATGCAAATCGAGAAGGATTTAATCGAAATCGTAGGCGGTGTCCGACACGGATATACATTAGGATCACCAGTATCACTCGTCTTAAAGAATGACGATTTCACACATTGGAGAAATATTATGGGCGAGGACCCTATTGATGATGGCGAGAAAGTGAAACGTACGATTAGTCGCCCTCGACCTGGTCACGCTGATTTAAACGGAGCCATTAAATATGGGCACCGTGATATGCGAAATGTATTAGAGCGTTCATCCGCAAGGGAAACGGGCGCGCGAGTTGCAGCTGGAGCTGTTGCTAAGAAATTACTTGCCTCACTAGGCATTAACATCATTGGTTATGTTCAGAATATCGGCGGTGTAGTCGCGAAAGAGCAACCTGAGCTATCCTTCGAAGAGCGCCGAGACCGTTCTGAAGCATCACCTGTGCGTACGCTTGACGATGAAGCTGGGGAGAAAATGATGTCTCAAATCGACGAAGCGAAAGCAAATGGAGATTCCATCGGTGGCGTTGTTGAAGTGATGGTTGAAGGAATGCCAGCTGGAATTGGTTCATATGTTCATTATGATCGTAAACTAGACAGTCGAGTTGCTGGTGGCGTTATGAGTATTAATGCGTTCAAAGGCGTAGAATTTGGTATAGGCTTTGAAGCAGCAAATCGTAACGGGAGCAAAGTTCATGATGAAATTGCTTGGGATGAACAACAGGGCTACTACCGTAAAACGAACAACCTAGGCGGATTTGAAGGTGGCATGACGACAGGAATGCCGATCATCGTGAAAGGTGTTATGAAGCCAATCCCGACTCTTTATAAACCACTACAGAGTGTAGATATCGAGACAAAAGAGCCGTTCCAAGCTAGTATTGAACGTTCTGATGCGTGTGCTGTACCTGCTGCGGCGGTTGTGATGGAGCACGTTGTCGCTTGGGAAATTGCAAATGCTGTCCTTGAACAGTTTCCTCACGACCAATTTAGTAAGCTGAAAGAAGCGTTAGACCAATACCGAGAAGAAATTAAGGAATTTTAA